DNA sequence from the Flavobacteriales bacterium genome:
ACTTTCTTGCTCTTCGACAGTGATGATACGTTTGTCCGGCAACTCGAATTCCATAGTCACAAAGTAATCACTTACGTCCGAAGTCGGCCGGGATCTCGCCCCAGACCTTGGTGTGCCATTTCCATATCGGGTTGTCGTAACTATTGTCCTTCAACCACTTCTCAGCACGCTGTATGAGACTCCGCGCTTTGGGCCCCGCCTTCTTAGGCGCAGCCTTGCCCTTTTTCACCCATCCCATAGCGATGCGAGAGTCAGAATAGATGGGCAAGGAACTCCTATTCTTCTTCAGATAGGCCAGCGCATGAACGATGGCCAAGAACTCCCCGATGTTATTGCTGCCCGCCTGAAAAGGCCCTACACGGAAAATCTCAGTGGCACTATCGGTGATGACCCCACGGTACTCGAATACACCTGTCTGGGCATTGCTGGCCGCATCTACACTGATGGATTCTGGTATGGGAAGCCCTATCTTCTCTAGCTCTTCCGGGCTTAAATCACGGGTCTTCTTAAAGCCCCGTCCTTCATAGGCATCAGGGCCTTCCTCATATGCCTTTTCAGCGAGCATACGGCTGCCGAAGGCTTTGTATTTCGGTTTATTGGCGCCCTCTATTTGAGCCTTGGCCTCATCCCAATTCGAGTAGATTCCCGGAGTCTTCCCTTGCCAGACCACATAGTACATGGGTTTCCTCTTACTAGAAGGCTTGACACTTCCTGGGTCTTTGAATACAGCCTCGGCTTCCTCCAAAGACGAGAAGGACCGATAACGCGCATTGGCATATCCGCTCGTCTGGCGTTGACATTCGGCCCAGCTGTGGTAGACCCCCGGGGTATGCCCCTCCCATACCACGTAGTATTTCTTTTTCTTTTTAGCCAAGCGATACGTCAGATGAACAGGGATTTGGCATTGCTGGAGAACAGTTTGACCGCGATCGCCAAGATGATGATCCCGAAGACTTTTTTCAGAATGGCTATCCCACCCGGACCGAGAAGGCGCTCCAGCCACTTGGTGGATCGCAACACGAGATATACCAGTAGGATATTGATCAAGATAGCGATCAGGATGTTGACCATCTCGTATTCGGCCCGGAGGCTGATCAAGGTGGTCATGGTACCCGCTCCTGCGATCAGCGGAAAAGCCAAGGGAACGATACTCGCAATATCAGGACTCAGGTCGGGCTCATGCTTGAATATCTCGACACCCAGGATCATCTCTAAGGCCAGAACCAAGAGCACGAATGAACCCGCTACAGCAAAAGAGTTCACATCGATACCTATCAAAGTGATGATCCGCTCCCCTAATATGAGGAAAGCGACCATGATCAACAAGGAGACCAAGCTGGCCTTTTCCGAGTTCACCTTCCCGGTCTTCTTCTTTAGGTCCAGTATCAGGGGGATGCTGCCGATAATATCTATGACAGCAAAAAGCACCAGACTGGCAGTGAGGATCTCTGCAATATTCATAGCCCAAAGAGAAGAGTTTCCACAACGTATGAGAAGTACCGGTGCTCTAATTTCTGAACACGAGCCCGTAGATCCTCCGCGGAATCATCAGCGTGCACCGGGCAATGGAACTGAGCGATGACACGCCCTTCGTCAAACCGCTCGTTGACCCGATGGATGGTGATCCCACTTGTATCCTCTCCGGATTCGATGACCGCTCGATGCACGTGATCACCATACATCCCCTTACCACCATATTTAGGAAGAAGGGACGGATGGACATTGATCATACGAGAACCGAATTCATTGACTACTTCTTTAGGGATCATACGCAGGAAACCGGCCAGCACCACCAGATCGGCCCGGTGGTCACGGATAGTTTCTAATAGTTCGCCAGACTGCATTCGATCAAACGGAAGATGCCTGGTAGGGACCCCATACTGCTCACCCAAGGCATATATACCGCTGGATTCCCGGTCGCTGATAAGCAGGGGATTTACCGGTCGACCCGCTGATGAGAGGTACTCGATAATGCGAGCCGCATTGCTTCCTTTACCCGATGCGAGCATGACCAGATTCTTCATTTCGAAATCGTATATTACGCAAAACTAGACCAAAAGGGCTGCGTCTCGGAGTGGTCCGGAAAAGGGAATTCTCTTGGTCGAGAGCCTATTATTGGCACGGGACTTGAGATGCAGGCAAAATGACAGAAATGGCTAACTGGCTGGCTTTATTGGTAAATAAGGCGAATCTTCATTTATTTGCGCATTCATAAAACAGCCTTAAACAGAAACACATGTCTGATATACAATCGAAGGTAACAGCAATTATAGTCGACAAATTGGGGGTAGATGCCTCAGAAGTGACTGCTGAAGCAAGTTTCACCAATGACCTGGGAGCAGACTCATTGGACACCGTAGAACTCATTATGGAGTTCGAAAGAGAATTCAACATTTCCATTCCTGATGACCAGGCCGAGAAGATCGGAACGGTCGGTCAGGCGGTGGAGTACATCGAGAAGAACGCTGGTTGAACACATAGCGTAAGATGGAGCTCAAACGTGTAGTGATAACCGGGGTCGGTGCGCTGACCCCCATCGGCAATACGGCCTCTGAGTTCTGGCAGGGATTAAAATCCGGCCAGAGCGGTGCTGCACCTATCACGCATTTCGATGCTTCAAAATTCAAGACACAATTCGCCTGTGAGGTCAAGGGATTCGACCCCCTTGACCACATAGACCGGAAAGAGGCCCGTAAAATGGACCCCTTTGCCCAGTACGCCATGGTGGTATGCACCGAAGCAGTGGCGGATGCGGGTCTCATAGAAAGCGGAGTGGACCCGGACCGCGTGGGTGTGGTGCTGGGATCGGGTATCGGTGGCCTCTACACCTTCCAACAACAGGTATTGGAATTCGGGCAAGGAGATGGCACACCCCGCTTCAATCCCTTCTTCATCCCCAAGATGATATCGGATATCGCTCCGGGTCACGTGTCGATGAAATTCGGATTCAGAGGCCCCAATTACACGACCGTTTCAGCGTGCGCTTCAGCTACCAATGCCTTGATCGATTCATTCAATCTGATTCGACTCGGTAAGGCAGATGTGATTGTGAGCGGAGGATCGGAAGCCTGCGTGCATGAAGCAGGTGTCGGAGGATTCAACGCCCTACACGCCTTGTCTCAGCGCAATGATAGCCCAGCAACGGCTTCAAGGCCTTTTGATAAGGAGAGGGATGGATTTGTATTGGGTGAAGGAGCTGCAAGTTTGATCCTCGAAGAATATGAACACGCAAAAGCGCGTGGTGCCAAGATATATGGAGAGATGGTTGGTGGCGGATTGTCGGCAGACGCACATCACTTGACAGCCCCACACCCGGAGGGACTCGGGGCCATGAATGTGATGAAGAACGCCCTCAAAGATGCAGGTCTTTCTCCTACAGATATAGACTACATAAATGTGCATGGCACATCCACTCCATTAGGTGATGTTGCCGAGGCCAAGGCTATTCTACATGTCTTTGGAGAGCACTCCTATGACTTGAGCATCTCATCAACAAAGAGCATGACAGGTCATTTATTGGGTGCAGCAGGGGCTGTTGAGGCCTTCGCGACATTGATGGCCGTTAAGGAGGATATCGTACCACCAACGATCAACTTCAAAGTCCCTGATGAGGATATAGATCAGAGACTGGACTTCACCTTCAATGAGGCCAAGAAGCGACCGATCCGCGCTGGGTTGAGCAACACCTTCGGTTTTGGGGGACACAATGCATCTGTGATCTTCAAAAAGGCTGAATGAGGACCTTTCTAGGCAACCTCAAGGGGGTCTTCCGTCAGCGGGACCTCAGTCACAACATCCGATTCCTCAACCAACGATTCAACATCCGAATAAAGGACCAAAGGCTCTATGACCTTGCGTTGGTCCATCGGTCCTCAGCAGAAAACAAGGATAATGAGAGACTGGAGCTCTTGGGTGATGCGGTGCTCGACCTCATAGTTGCAGATTTCCTGTATAAAGACTTTCCCACGCTCAATGAGGGCGAACTGACCAAACTCAAAGCCAAGATCATCAGTCGGGACCAGTTGAACAGTATCGGGCATCAGTACGGTCTGGTCGATGAACTGGAATTGGTCAAACAGAAGGACCTCGACCCCTCCCTGATCATAGGTAATGTATTGGAAGCCATTTTTGGCGCCATGTACCTAGACCAAGGCTATACTCTTACCCACAGAGCTGCTATCGCGATGTTCAAAGAGACCTGTGATGTTCCTTTGATGCTCGAGAATCTGCATGACGCAAAAAGCTTGCTGCTAGAATGGTCACAGAAGAAGAAGAAGGCACTCAACTTCAGGGTCAGACCCAAGCCCGATGGACGCTTCAAGGCCTCCATCTATATCGGGGACATGTTGATAGCCCAAGGCGAGGGAAGGAGCAAGAAAAAGGCGGAAAAAGAAGCGGCCAAACGGGCATTGGCAGTTATCGAGATACTAGAATAAAACCCATGTACCAAGGGGTATTTCTATCTTCGTTCTGAAGATGGTCAAGTGGAAATTGCAATTGGATGAGGAGGTAAAACTCAAGCTATTGGGCATACAATCCAATTGGTCTGAGCACCGCTTGGTGTGGTCGATCAACAAGAGCTTGGGTCTTCAACTGACCCGTCAAGAAGATTTCAGCATAAGTAATGTCAACAAGAGCCCGAACGACACGCTCTTCGAGGATCAAAAAGAATACCATTTCTCCGTCTTCCTTCATGAGGGGGAGCAGGAGCAGGCCATTCTCGTATCCAATCTGGGTCAAGGTCGTTCATTGTATGACGACAAGAGGAAACTGGATTACCTGTTTAAATTGGAATCTTCTCATCGCTCCATACACGATTGTGTAGACACGCTAAATGAGATCAGGGGGGTATTGGCAATCACCAGACTGGAATGCTCAGATGAGGATCTGGTGGCCAGACCATTTACAGAACACCTATGAGGAAAGTAAAAAGAACCAAAATAGTGGCCACTATAGGCCCAGCATCTGCAGACTACGAGACGCTCAAACAGCTTGTAGAAGAGGGGATGGACGTGGCTAGAATCAACTTCTCCCACGGTGACCATGAGACCCACTTGAAGGTGGTAGAACGGATCAGAAGGCTCAATGAAGAAGAAGGCACGCACATAGCCATCCTGGGGGATCTACAGGGCCCGAAACTCAGAGTAGGAGAGGTAAAGGATTCCGGAGTAGAGCTGCTCGAAGGAGAAATGGTGGAACTCACCACCAATGAGCCGAAGAACGGTCAGATACAGGTGCGCTATGATTCCTT
Encoded proteins:
- a CDS encoding ribonuclease H — translated: MAKKKKKYYVVWEGHTPGVYHSWAECQRQTSGYANARYRSFSSLEEAEAVFKDPGSVKPSSKRKPMYYVVWQGKTPGIYSNWDEAKAQIEGANKPKYKAFGSRMLAEKAYEEGPDAYEGRGFKKTRDLSPEELEKIGLPIPESISVDAASNAQTGVFEYRGVITDSATEIFRVGPFQAGSNNIGEFLAIVHALAYLKKNRSSLPIYSDSRIAMGWVKKGKAAPKKAGPKARSLIQRAEKWLKDNSYDNPIWKWHTKVWGEIPADFGRK
- a CDS encoding MarC family protein; translated protein: MNIAEILTASLVLFAVIDIIGSIPLILDLKKKTGKVNSEKASLVSLLIMVAFLILGERIITLIGIDVNSFAVAGSFVLLVLALEMILGVEIFKHEPDLSPDIASIVPLAFPLIAGAGTMTTLISLRAEYEMVNILIAILINILLVYLVLRSTKWLERLLGPGGIAILKKVFGIIILAIAVKLFSSNAKSLFI
- a CDS encoding phosphoribosylglycinamide formyltransferase, coding for MKNLVMLASGKGSNAARIIEYLSSAGRPVNPLLISDRESSGIYALGEQYGVPTRHLPFDRMQSGELLETIRDHRADLVVLAGFLRMIPKEVVNEFGSRMINVHPSLLPKYGGKGMYGDHVHRAVIESGEDTSGITIHRVNERFDEGRVIAQFHCPVHADDSAEDLRARVQKLEHRYFSYVVETLLFGL
- a CDS encoding acyl carrier protein, with translation MSDIQSKVTAIIVDKLGVDASEVTAEASFTNDLGADSLDTVELIMEFEREFNISIPDDQAEKIGTVGQAVEYIEKNAG
- the fabF gene encoding beta-ketoacyl-ACP synthase II; the encoded protein is MELKRVVITGVGALTPIGNTASEFWQGLKSGQSGAAPITHFDASKFKTQFACEVKGFDPLDHIDRKEARKMDPFAQYAMVVCTEAVADAGLIESGVDPDRVGVVLGSGIGGLYTFQQQVLEFGQGDGTPRFNPFFIPKMISDIAPGHVSMKFGFRGPNYTTVSACASATNALIDSFNLIRLGKADVIVSGGSEACVHEAGVGGFNALHALSQRNDSPATASRPFDKERDGFVLGEGAASLILEEYEHAKARGAKIYGEMVGGGLSADAHHLTAPHPEGLGAMNVMKNALKDAGLSPTDIDYINVHGTSTPLGDVAEAKAILHVFGEHSYDLSISSTKSMTGHLLGAAGAVEAFATLMAVKEDIVPPTINFKVPDEDIDQRLDFTFNEAKKRPIRAGLSNTFGFGGHNASVIFKKAE
- the rnc gene encoding ribonuclease III; this encodes MRTFLGNLKGVFRQRDLSHNIRFLNQRFNIRIKDQRLYDLALVHRSSAENKDNERLELLGDAVLDLIVADFLYKDFPTLNEGELTKLKAKIISRDQLNSIGHQYGLVDELELVKQKDLDPSLIIGNVLEAIFGAMYLDQGYTLTHRAAIAMFKETCDVPLMLENLHDAKSLLLEWSQKKKKALNFRVRPKPDGRFKASIYIGDMLIAQGEGRSKKKAEKEAAKRALAVIEILE
- a CDS encoding IPExxxVDY family protein, whose protein sequence is MVKWKLQLDEEVKLKLLGIQSNWSEHRLVWSINKSLGLQLTRQEDFSISNVNKSPNDTLFEDQKEYHFSVFLHEGEQEQAILVSNLGQGRSLYDDKRKLDYLFKLESSHRSIHDCVDTLNEIRGVLAITRLECSDEDLVARPFTEHL